In one Silene latifolia isolate original U9 population chromosome 10, ASM4854445v1, whole genome shotgun sequence genomic region, the following are encoded:
- the LOC141607620 gene encoding protein FAR1-RELATED SEQUENCE 5-like, whose amino-acid sequence MSISDATTSSSTYNSFETPRTRIETLNALQYIPFCPEEKKPKVEQVFEKLESAELFYKEYCIICGFTPRLATTKRIKGNELPNSFALRNVVCNRQGVKESRTRKRTDTDTDTAENDAESDMTDISRVGPITRIDCRALVQFKYQENGTCIVTRFDEAHNHPLASPESIIYLKGNRKMTEVQKQFVTKVKVLKLGGVKAYRGWKELCGGYENIRATEVDFKNFVSDIKTYIDENKCLAGVFWADPICIKNYMLFGEVLSADVTYGTNKYDMVFMPFTGVDHHKRCITFGAGLIGDESIECYTWLFKTFLEAMGGCQPRIIITD is encoded by the exons ATGAGTATAAGTGATGCAACTACGTCTTCTTCTACATATAACAGCTTTGAAACACCAAGGACAAGAATTGAAACATTAAATGCACTCCAGTACATTCCATTCTGTCCAGAGGAAAAGAAACCTAAAGTAGAACAAGTATTCGAAAAGCTAGAATCAGCAGAGTTATTCTACAAAGAATATTGTATAATCTGTGGGTTTACGCCAAGACTTGCAACAACAAAAAGGATTAAAGGCAATGAGTTACCAAACAGTTTTGCATTGAGGAATGTTGTCTGCAATAGGCAAGGTGTAAAGGAAAGTAGGACAAGGAAGAGGACTGATACTGATACCGATACTGCTGAGAATGATGCAGAATCTGATATGACAGACATAAGCCGTGTGGGGCCGATTACAAGAATTGACTGTCGTGCATTAGTGCAGTTTAAATACCAAGAAAATGGAACTTGTATTGTTACCAGATTCGATGAAGCGCATAACCATCCACTTGCTTCGCCTGAATCTATAATATACTTGAAAGGAAACCGAAAAATGACAGAGGTACAGAAGCAATTTGTCACAAAGGTAAAGGTGCTAAAACTAGGTGGTGTGAAAGCCTATAGAGGTTGGAAGGAGCTGTGTGGAGGTTACGAAAACATTCGGGCTACTGAGGTTGATTTCAAAAACTTTGTCAGTGACATAAAAACCTACATTG ATGAAAACAAGTGCCTGGCTGGAGTGTTTTGGGCTGATCCGATCTGCATAAAGAACTACATGCTGTTCGGTGAGGTTTTATCAGCAGATGTTACATAtggaacaaacaaatacgatatgGTGTTTATGCCTTTCACAGGAGTTGATCACCACAAAAGGTGCATAACGTTTGGAGCTGGGTTGATAGGTGATGAAAGTATTGAGTGTTATACGTGGCTGTTCAAGACATTTTTGGAAGCAATGGGCGGGTGCCAACCGAGAATTATAATTACTGATTAG